A region from the Agarivorans sp. Alg241-V36 genome encodes:
- the rdgC gene encoding recombination-associated protein RdgC, with protein sequence MWFKNLMLFRITKELELEPEKLDATLGELSFTPCGSQDLSKFGWVTPMGKFGQSLTHVIGNEYLVCAKKEEKMLPASVIRDTLADKIELIEQEQQRPLKKAEKDALKEEIVMTLLPRAFSRTSLTYAWVSPDNNLIAVDAGSAKKAEEVISLLRKSLGSLPVTPIKLANQADVTMTDWLNEKAIPANFELGEEAELRSALEGGGIIRCKEQDLFSDEIKVHLDADKFVTKLELTWADSIRFLISEDMSIKGVKFTDTITEQNEDIEKSDVAARFDADFALASGELTKMIPDLIAALGGELTS encoded by the coding sequence ATGTGGTTTAAAAATCTAATGTTGTTTCGCATTACCAAAGAGCTAGAGCTCGAGCCAGAGAAGCTAGACGCTACTTTAGGCGAGCTAAGCTTTACCCCTTGCGGAAGCCAAGACTTAAGCAAATTTGGCTGGGTAACCCCAATGGGCAAATTTGGTCAAAGCCTTACGCATGTGATTGGTAACGAATACTTGGTATGTGCTAAAAAAGAAGAGAAGATGCTACCTGCATCGGTAATTCGCGATACCTTAGCCGATAAAATCGAGCTGATTGAGCAAGAGCAACAACGTCCGCTTAAAAAAGCCGAGAAAGATGCCCTTAAAGAAGAGATAGTGATGACTCTTCTGCCTCGTGCATTTTCACGTACTAGCCTAACTTACGCATGGGTAAGCCCAGACAACAACCTTATTGCGGTTGATGCCGGTAGCGCTAAAAAAGCTGAAGAAGTGATTTCTTTATTACGTAAATCTTTAGGCAGCCTGCCTGTTACACCCATTAAACTAGCTAATCAAGCCGACGTAACCATGACTGACTGGCTAAACGAAAAAGCCATTCCAGCCAATTTTGAATTAGGTGAAGAAGCCGAACTACGCAGCGCGCTTGAAGGCGGCGGTATTATTCGTTGTAAAGAACAAGACCTGTTCAGCGACGAAATTAAAGTGCACCTAGATGCCGACAAGTTTGTGACCAAGCTAGAGCTTACTTGGGCGGATTCGATTCGTTTCTTAATTAGCGAAGACATGAGCATTAAAGGCGTTAAGTTCACCGATACCATCACCGAACAAAACGAAGACATTGAGAAAAGTGATGTAGCGGCGCGCTTCGACGCAGACTTCGCGCTAGCCAGCGGCGAACTAACCAAAATGATCCCTGATCTTATCGCAGCCTTAGGCGGCGAATTAACCAGCTAA
- a CDS encoding helix-turn-helix domain-containing protein, protein MIKVAEKTTSTRRIFYNDASCPVRNVVAQIGDKWSLLILFALVDGPERFNALKSRVEGISQRMLTQTLRDLEREGYVIRTVYPEVPVRVEYALKEMGKDLVKPLYQLVSWADQHQEEINRARKEYDEKS, encoded by the coding sequence ATGATTAAAGTGGCAGAAAAAACAACATCAACAAGACGTATTTTTTACAACGATGCGAGCTGTCCAGTACGCAACGTTGTGGCTCAAATAGGTGACAAATGGTCGCTGCTCATTCTCTTCGCATTAGTAGATGGACCAGAGCGCTTCAATGCTCTCAAATCAAGAGTGGAAGGTATTTCTCAACGCATGTTGACCCAAACTCTTCGAGATTTAGAGCGAGAAGGTTACGTAATCAGAACGGTGTATCCCGAAGTACCAGTACGCGTAGAGTATGCGCTGAAAGAAATGGGAAAAGATCTCGTGAAGCCCTTGTACCAGCTGGTATCTTGGGCTGACCAGCATCAAGAAGAGATTAACCGGGCGAGAAAAGAATATGATGAGAAAAGCTAG
- a CDS encoding nuclear transport factor 2 family protein produces MFKVLTSFILLFMSTMVFAQPKDTLVIDLSSLKKASWTEQELANAELITDFVQNLMNNHDFDYVKQHYNDSAYVQHNRNLPDKVTGLVSFLEEFVEDYPEYTYDVKHIYVDGDYVIFHSHATLEREDRGNDQKGMNIIDTWRIEEGRIVEHWDSIQALDFSMRVYSLISGGDIENSNGVF; encoded by the coding sequence ATGTTTAAAGTACTTACCTCGTTTATTCTGCTATTCATGAGCACAATGGTATTTGCCCAGCCAAAAGACACCTTGGTCATTGATTTATCTTCTCTCAAGAAAGCTAGTTGGACGGAACAAGAACTCGCCAATGCAGAGTTAATAACTGACTTCGTTCAAAACCTCATGAACAATCACGATTTCGACTACGTTAAGCAACACTACAACGACAGTGCTTACGTGCAGCACAATAGAAACTTACCTGACAAAGTAACCGGTTTGGTTAGCTTCCTTGAGGAGTTTGTCGAAGATTATCCCGAATACACCTACGACGTTAAACACATCTACGTTGACGGTGATTACGTGATTTTCCACTCTCACGCCACCTTAGAAAGAGAAGACAGAGGAAACGACCAAAAAGGGATGAACATAATCGATACTTGGCGCATTGAAGAGGGACGAATTGTTGAGCACTGGGATTCGATTCAAGCGCTCGACTTCTCTATGCGGGTATATTCCCTGATTAGCGGCGGCGATATTGAAAACTCAAATGGTGTTTTTTAA
- a CDS encoding permease, translating to MFDIFTQLADSLVFSLMGLEPGSPLAIGIHFFIEDTTKILSLLVVLIYFISFIRAALSTEKVRDYLKGKNRGVGYVLGAMFGAITPFCSCSSIPLFMGFVSARIPIGITIAFLITSPLINEVVVIMLGSILGLRFTVMYIVIGLALGILAGLLLDMLRAHRWLQPFLAKAYLQDESSCPNNTNNSYVELNFQQRHQFAVNETSTIVKRIWKWVIIGVGIGAFIHGFVPAQWFEQNLAEGQWWTVPLATLSAIPIYTNASGVVPIMASLIDKGMPLGTTLAFCMGAVAVSLPEFMMLKQVMEYRLLAWITGYLFVAISIVGWLFNAYY from the coding sequence ATGTTCGACATTTTCACACAATTAGCAGATAGCTTGGTATTTTCGCTTATGGGCTTAGAACCAGGCTCTCCGCTAGCTATTGGCATCCATTTTTTTATTGAAGACACTACAAAGATTCTGAGTCTTTTAGTGGTGCTAATTTATTTCATTTCGTTTATCCGCGCCGCGCTTAGTACCGAAAAAGTTCGAGATTACCTAAAAGGTAAAAATAGGGGAGTCGGCTACGTTCTAGGGGCGATGTTTGGCGCTATTACGCCTTTTTGTTCTTGTAGTTCTATTCCACTTTTTATGGGCTTTGTGTCTGCCCGCATTCCTATCGGTATCACCATCGCGTTCTTGATCACTTCTCCTTTAATCAATGAGGTTGTAGTTATTATGCTAGGAAGCATTCTTGGGCTTAGATTTACGGTGATGTATATCGTTATAGGTTTAGCATTGGGAATTTTGGCCGGCCTATTGCTGGATATGCTTAGAGCCCACCGTTGGTTACAGCCGTTTCTTGCCAAAGCCTATTTGCAAGATGAGAGCAGTTGCCCAAACAACACCAACAACAGTTATGTTGAATTGAATTTCCAGCAACGCCATCAATTTGCGGTGAATGAAACAAGCACAATCGTAAAACGTATTTGGAAGTGGGTGATTATAGGTGTTGGCATTGGCGCTTTTATTCACGGATTTGTACCCGCCCAATGGTTTGAGCAAAACCTAGCAGAGGGGCAGTGGTGGACAGTACCGTTGGCAACTCTTAGTGCCATTCCTATTTACACCAACGCTTCTGGTGTGGTGCCGATAATGGCCTCATTGATTGATAAAGGCATGCCTTTAGGTACTACTTTGGCTTTTTGTATGGGCGCGGTCGCGGTGAGTTTGCCCGAATTTATGATGCTCAAGCAAGTGATGGAATACCGCTTACTTGCTTGGATAACCGGATATTTATTTGTTGCTATCTCAATAGTGGGGTGGCTATTTAATGCTTATTATTAA
- a CDS encoding thioredoxin family protein, whose translation MKTVQVYGTGCKNCVVTAERITQVAEELGLQVEVEKVTGLEDIMKAGVMSTPGLAVNGRIVHSGSVPTIEQVQQLLA comes from the coding sequence ATGAAAACAGTGCAAGTATATGGGACCGGGTGCAAAAACTGTGTAGTGACTGCAGAACGCATTACACAAGTCGCTGAAGAACTTGGCTTACAGGTTGAAGTTGAAAAGGTGACAGGGCTTGAAGATATTATGAAGGCAGGGGTAATGAGTACTCCGGGGCTAGCTGTGAATGGTAGGATAGTACACTCAGGTTCGGTTCCTACAATTGAGCAGGTTCAACAGTTACTGGCCTAA
- a CDS encoding sigma-70 family RNA polymerase sigma factor, whose protein sequence is MKCLMKAWDESESLLYNWLLKQTQNQHETEDVMQEVFLKAMRNSERFCSLKDGKSWLFKVTKNQFIDHWRRKIDIEDIDDLEAIDNSLPVMEQLQSCLPRILPKLSSHHRHVIEFCDLNGMAQAQYAKQNGLSLTATKARLRRARIELKQILVTECQVSQNTTGVCHFKRAQ, encoded by the coding sequence ATGAAATGCTTAATGAAAGCGTGGGATGAATCTGAATCCCTGCTCTATAACTGGTTGTTGAAGCAGACACAAAATCAGCATGAAACTGAAGATGTAATGCAAGAGGTTTTCCTTAAAGCAATGCGTAATAGCGAGCGCTTTTGCTCGCTAAAGGATGGCAAGTCTTGGCTGTTTAAAGTGACTAAAAATCAATTTATTGACCACTGGCGTCGCAAGATTGACATTGAAGATATTGATGACTTAGAAGCCATAGACAACAGCTTGCCGGTAATGGAACAGCTGCAAAGCTGTTTGCCTCGAATTTTGCCAAAACTCTCCAGCCATCACCGGCATGTTATCGAGTTCTGCGACTTAAATGGCATGGCGCAAGCACAATACGCCAAGCAAAATGGCTTGAGCTTAACGGCAACTAAAGCACGACTTAGGCGAGCTAGGATAGAGCTAAAACAGATCTTAGTGACAGAGTGTCAGGTCTCGCAAAACACGACAGGCGTATGTCATTTTAAACGCGCTCAATAA